Genomic segment of Gymnogyps californianus isolate 813 chromosome 16, ASM1813914v2, whole genome shotgun sequence:
TTTTCGTGCTGCTCACCATCACGTTGGCAGGAACAGAGCCCTGGGAGGAGGGCTGGGCGTGGCTGCCGTGCTGCGCTGGAATGGCGTGCGAGTGGGTGACGCGGAAGAGGTTTGTCACATTCAGAGCAGATGCTGTGGCCTAAAAACTGCCCGTCAGGGCTCTGGGGTACTGCCTGTAGCTGCTCACAGGGTGTTGCTCTTCCATGAACATCCTAATGCCATTCCCGGGCTGTTCGCAGCTCCTGTCAGCTGTACCAGGAGGTATTACACTGGTAACAGTGGTCTGGCCTCTCGGGACATGAGCAACTGCCTGTCTTCAGAGTCTGAATAAATGTATGTATGTCCGTGTGCTTGTTTACTTAAAGATCTTTGAATGAACAAAGCTGAATGTTCCTGGTTTTGTAatggctctgcagctctggcttAATTAATGTCTGGAGTTCATGGAGGCGCTCCCAGGACTGTGAGAAATCATCTGGTCCTTCCCCACAGCCACCGACGGGTGGGACACTTGGGTACCCTGGGTGCACCATCAGCTCAATCGCTATTGTCCTGCTCTGTGGCGTCGGGCGTGCAGGCAAGGGCGCCTTGGACGTGAACTCCACGATGGCAGTGTCGATGGCGCTCCAGATGTTACTGACAGACATGTTCTTGCCCATGGTGCTCAAACCTATGTAAATGTCTGGCCACCTGTAGCCAGAGGAGGGAACACTGCTATTAATGCTAACGAGCTAGTCAGAAAAGAGCGTGTTACGTCCAGTGGATTAGGAAGCAAAATTTACCTAAAACTTAAGATAGCTGGGGGAGCggattttaaaacttttaactataaacaaaagtaaaaccagAACTACAGGCcagtaatgctttttctttccttactgaaACCAGGATACTATTTAAAGCAGCAGTTCTTCAGTCTGACAGAAAGTCCCAGCAAAGCCCCAGTACCAGTACTGCTATTATTACTGCATTTACATGTACTGTGTCACAGCACAAGGGTTGTTTGGCATCTGTGAGCTTACAGGTGCATTTTGTTGGCAcaaaagggaagagcagagctaaACTGAGAAATGCCACGCTACCAAAATAAGTTACTATTGCTAGGCCAATTAAAACTTGAATAATAACCATTTCTAGATAATAACCCTCGGCTaagtggaaacaaaaaaagtggctgaaataaaatggaaaccaCCCTGCTAACAAAGCGTTCTGCTAGAATGTATCAAAGAGCCATAATAAAGACAACACTGGACGAAATGTTACTACTAAAGACCACACAGCTAAGAGGACACCAGCTAGAGGCCATTTCTTATGTAGCTTCAATGCAATTCTTGAATCAAGTCTGGCTACAAACCTCAGTTCTTCTAGTGTGGTGCGTACAAGCCCAGGAAGGCTGTGCAAGTGTATGCGAGGGCAGAATGAGAATGTTTTTGGAAGAAACCAAGGCTGGAGTCTTTACCTGCATGATCAAGGAAGAGCCCAGCTGAACACTTGGCTCTTCTTGAGAAGAGTTTGCAGGACTTAGGAGAaaaaagtttcactttttttaaccGTAAACTGACTAAACTTGCTAACGCCTCATTGCTGTGCAGTAAGCACAGTCTTGTGCTCTCCAGTGTCACAAACTGACCTCCGGGGCTCAGCGCGGTACCTCTTTGCACAGATGCTGAAATTGAGTTGCAGAGTTGGGTTCCCTGTGACTTCAGCTGACCGCGCTCTTCTCGTTTTCCTGCGTTTCCTCCTGTTACATGTTTCTTTTGTACGAGTTCGTCCCTCCTCGCCTTCCCCCGACGCCAGGAGACGAGGGTGGAGCGCGGAGCGTGTCCGAGCGGGGGCGGCCGCAGCTgcgggcccggcggggcggtgCCGCGGCGGGTATAAACGCGCAGGTCCCGGTAGGGGCCCCGCCAGTTCCTCCCTGTGCCCCTGGAGAGGTGGATCGCCGGAGCTGCAGCTTCTCGGAGGTAGACCGACACCACCCCTGTCCCTTCGGTAGCGCGGGGAGCCCTGGAGCGTGCAGGGTTTCCTCTAAACTCCCCTGCACTGTCCCTGTTGCAAAACTGCCCTAAAAGGAGGGTTACTCTCTCCTGATGAACTGCTGTGTGAGTTGCTGTGCCCTTCTCACCCTCAGAAATGGGCTGCTCGAGTACAGTCCATGTGCTCTGGCTGGAAAGAGCACGGTGAAGTGCCAGCTGGCTGCTAGGGTTCAGAACAattgatacaaaaaaaaaaaaatccaagaaaagaaCTTTTTCAGTAGACTGAGCAAGTAATGAAATCTGCCCCAAAGGACAGGTGACTGCAAGGGTCTCAAATGAAATGTCTTTAATCCATAAAACATGTGTAAGCCTTTAAGAGAAGTATGTTATTGGGGGAAGGGCTGAGCTTTTTGGGTTTGGCCCCTGAGATGCAGAATACTGACAAGACTGTTTGCTTAGAGCAGTGGTCACCTGCTGTGGCACTGCAACCTCTCTGAGCTTCTTGCCTCCCCTTAACAACAAACACTTGTTTCTAATTAgtctcttttctgctgcttaaaaCCCTTTTCCACTATTCCAGGGAGATGAAAAGTTATTTCTTGAAAACTTTCCCTAGATCATACTTTTGAAATTCCAGTGTTGATACAGCACTTGAGCCTCCTACCGTCCCAGATGCCAGGCTAATGCAGCTTCACTAGAAAGGCTGGGAAACATACCCTGAAAAGAACAAAGCCTTTCAGGTGAGAAGTGAGTCATTgctgttaaaacaaaacttcttaCTAAGCCCTGGTGCCCCCAGCACTTTTGTACTCTTCCTGAACCTTCCTGTAAGCCCTgaagtggaaagagaaaggtgGTGTTCCATTCTGAAAAGATGCTATCAGGAACTGATAAGATCTTAAAGCTTTACTACAAGAACGATGAATAATGCCTGTCTTACCTTATTCCATGCCTTGTAAACACATCCACTGTGTTAAAAGAATCTTCTTCTACTCCCAGATAAAAGTCCATCAGGGATGGTGGAATCCAGTCACACTTATGAAGGCCTGGCTCTATTGGGACACGTGTGTACTTAATCCCATATTCCTCTAACACCTCTGCAAATACGTGCCTGACCTCTGTAAGTAAAAACAGAGACACTATAGTCAGGAATCGGATAACCAGCTCATCATGTCCCCTGCAAGCTGTTAGCACAGAggcatctttcctttccatgtttaagaaaatacaatCCTGTTTGGTTTATCTTCTGCTGAAATGGTTTTCTTTATCTGGATGGGAGTCCTCTTCTATACTGGAAACATTACTCCCTCAACATCTACTACAGGTGCCTTGTCTTCCCTTCAGCACTGAGCATTTAGTCCGGCAACCCCTTCTAAGTTAGTGACTCAGGTCCTAGAGTGCACCAGCGGTGACTGCACTGTCAGGAACAAGTTCTTCATCAAGCCCCTGCACAGCCAGATTTGTTGTGAGGGTAAATTGCCAAGAGCAATGTCATCCAGAGGCAGCTGAGTGCTGGAGTGGggaaatctggatttttttgctcACTCAGTTTTCCATCTCTGTACCACAATGACCTTATCTGCAAAACAGGGACAAAAGATACTTGCTTATCTCTGTAAAGCATGCTGAGACCTGCAGACAGAGATTGGTGTGGAAACACAACTGACAGGATGGAGTTCTTGCAGCACCTGAAAGAGCTACAGCTTTTGCAAACTCAAGCATTCCAGTTTAAACTGGCCAGTCTGCTGCTGGCCCTGGTCTGCCTCCTTCGATGTGGGCGGGAGCATGGAATTAGGATGCTGAGGTGAATTATCAGTCCTTGGAGGAAAAGGTGTAACCTGGGCCATTTGTGCCATTAATCCCCTTGCACTGCTACGGGAAGACCCAGGTCACCAAGCAGCCAGTTTGGGCCAGGGCAGGACTGTCTCCCCAGGGCCCAGGTGGGAACATTCAAACTGCAATTGTAGAGCAAGTATCTTACAGTGAGGTTTATTGCCCAAACAGGGAGCCCCCTCTGAGCTGACTCTCCAACTCTCTCACCCACTCGGCGCTGGGAAGAAGAGGACTCCCGTCTTACCTGGGAGGACGTGGATGTGCTGGTGCCCATCCATGTGAGGAGGCAGGTGACCTGTCAGCTCATGGAACAGCTCCACCTGGGCCTTTAGCTCCTGCTTCACCTGTGCAGCAGAGAAGGGTCAGAGCGAGACCTGTCAGCAGGCTGAGATCAGGAGAGTGCAAGGGGGCTGCTGGAGA
This window contains:
- the YDJC gene encoding carbohydrate deacetylase, producing the protein MLQVKLIVTGDDFGYCPRRNQGIVDCFLAGAVSNVSLLVNGSAAADAAKLARRYNIPIGLHANLSEGSPVCEVLKTNSSLLNQEGFFHGKMGFRTALSKGLLNMSEVKQELKAQVELFHELTGHLPPHMDGHQHIHVLPEVRHVFAEVLEEYGIKYTRVPIEPGLHKCDWIPPSLMDFYLGVEEDSFNTVDVFTRHGIRWPDIYIGLSTMGKNMSVSNIWSAIDTAIVEFTSKAPLPARPTPQSRTIAIELMVHPGYPSVPPVGGCGEGPDDFSQSWERLHELQTLIKPELQSHYKTRNIQLCSFKDL